A region of Pempheris klunzingeri isolate RE-2024b chromosome 15, fPemKlu1.hap1, whole genome shotgun sequence DNA encodes the following proteins:
- the mfn1a gene encoding mitofusin-1, translating to MDDVDPSPLRRFVVAKRSITSIFDQLLEFVKDGSAFVDEAWRGDNLGQVAVEEQSLEMQSCATKLSTIREVLLRRHMKVAFFGRTSNGKSTVINAMLRDRVLPSGIGHTTNCFLRVEGTDGDDGFLTTEASNERRSVSTVNQLAHALHMDPSLDSGSLVKVFWPKSRCALLRDDLVLMDSPGTDVTLELDSWIDKFCLDADVFVLVGNAESTLMNTEKLFFHKVSERISKPNIFILHNRWDASVSEPEYIDEVRKQHLDRCVSFLAEELKVVGLDEAPGRIFFVSAKEVLSSRMQRAQGMPETGGALAEGFQERLREFQTFERTFEEFISQSAVKTKFEQHTVRAWQITEAIKAVMDAINISSADRKILCLEEREDQRDRLDFVRGQINRLSDSVKLRIRTLTEDVAAKVAMALSDQIRSLPVLVDEFRADFNPTPETLELYKTKLLQHVEERLIGCLAHRCSVSVLRDIRDAQRLMIDSVRPLLSLSAQEQLSAPSSSFDLTYDLGLVALCADFRENIEFQFSLGWTALVTRFIGATNAKRALSGSDPRLQVFTPPSGRHWIISGLKTEASSFKDEMVVSIATGLVSVTSRASMTVLVIGGVVCRSVGWRLIALSVSLYGLLYLYERLTWTDASRERALKQQFVQHAARRLRAVIPVSSSACSQQVYKELTSTFGRLTQRVDLSEAELEGNIRQLSFRIQRLENIQRRSKAFRNRATELETQLEAFSVQYLQGD from the exons ATGGACGACGTCGACCCGTCTCCTCTGCGGCGTTTCGTGGTGGCGAAGCGTTCAATCACCTCCATCTTTGACCAGCTGCTGGAGTTTGTGAAAGACGGCTCCGCCTTCGTGGacg AGGCGTGGCGAGGCGATAACCTGGGTCAGGTGGCGGTCGAGGAGCAGAGTCTGGAGATGCAGAGCTGTGCCACCAAGCTGTCGACCATCAGAGAGGTTCTGCTCAGGAGACACATGAAGGTGGCCTTCTTCGGCAG GACCAGTAATGGTAAGAGCACGGTGATCAACGCCATGCTGAGGGACCGCGTGCTGCCCAGCGGCATCGGTCACACCACCAACTGCTTCCTGCGGGTGGAGGGGACGGACGGCGACGACGGCTTCCTCACCACCGAGGCGTCCAATGAGAGGAGGAGCGTCAGC ACGGTGAACCAGCTGGCTCATGCCCTCCACATGGACCCCTCCCTGGACTCTGGCAGTCTGGTTAAGGTGTTCTGGCCAAAGAGCCGCTGTGCTCTGCTGAGGGACGACCTGGTTCTCATGGACAG CCCCGGCACTGACGTCACTCTGGAGTTGGACAGCTGGATCGATAAATTCTGTTTGGACGCCGACGTCTTTGTTTTGGTGGGAAACGCTGAGTCAACGCTGATGaacaca GAGaaacttttctttcacaaaGTCAGTGAGAGGATCTCCAAACCGAATATCTTCATCCTCCACAACAGATGGGATGCATCAGTCAGCGAACCTGAGTACATCGAcgag GTGAGGAAGCAGCACCTGGACCGCTGTGTGAGCTTCCTGGCCGAGGAGCTGAAGGTGGTCGGCCTGGACGAGGCTCCAGGAAGGATCTTCTTCGTCTCCGCCAAAGAGGTTCTGAGCTCCAGGATGCAGCGAGCGCAGGGCATGcctgagacag GCGGCGCCCTGGCGGAGGGTTTCCAGGAGAGGCTGAGGGAGTTCCAGACGTTTGAGAGGACGTTTGAG GAGTTCATCTCTCAGTCTGCGGTGAAGACCAAGTTTGAGCAGCACACCGTGAGGGCGTGGCAGATCACTGAGGCCATCAAGGCCGTGATGGACGCCATCAACATCTCCTCCGCCGACAGGAA GATCCTCTGCCTGGAGGAGCGGGAGGATCAGAGGGACCGGCTGGACTTCGTTCGAGGACAGATTAACCGTCTGAGCGACAGCGTCAAACTGAGGATCAGGACTCTGACAGAGGACGTCGCTGCCAAG GTTGCCATGGCGTTGTCGGATCAGATCcggtcacttcctgttctgGTGGACGAGTTCAGAGCTGATTTCAACCCGACACCAGAGACTCTGGAGCTCTACAAAACT aagctgctgcagcacgTGGAGGAGAGGCTGATCGGCTGTTTGGCTCATCGCTGCTCCGTCAGCGTCCTCAGAGACATCAGAGACGCTCAGAGACTCATGATCG acAGCGTCcgtcctctgctgtctctgaGCGCCCAGGAGCAGCTCtccgccccctcctcctccttcgaCCTGACCTACGACCTCGGCCTCGTCGCCCTCTGCGCAGACTTCCGTGAAAACATCGAGTTCCAGTTTTCCCTGGGCTGGACCGCCCTCGTCACCCGCTTCATCGGCGCCACCAACGCCAAGCGAGCGCTGAGTGGCTCCGACCCGCGGCTGCAGGTGTTCACGCCGCCTTCGGGGCGTCACTGGATCATTTCTGGGCTGAAGACG gaggcCTCCAGCTTTAAGGATGAGATGGtggtttccatagcaacaggtCTGGTCTCCGTCACCTCCCGGGCGTCCATGACAGTGCTGGTGATCGGGGGAGTG gtgtgCCGTTCTGTGGGCTGGCGTCTCATcgccctctctgtgtctctgtacgGTCTGCTCTACCTGTATGAGAGACTCACCTGGACCGACGCCAGCAGGGAGCGCGCTCTGAAGCAGCAGTTTGTGCAGCACGCCGCCCGGCGCCTGAGGGCCGTCATCCCAGTCAGCAGCTCCGCCTGCAGCCAGCAGGTGTACAA gGAGCTGACGTCCACGTTCGGCAGGCTGACGCAGAGAGTGGACCTGAGCGAGGCCGAGCTGGAGGGAAACATCCGCCAGCTGAGCTTCAGGATCCAGAGACTGGAGAACATCCAGAGGAGGTCCAAGGCCTTcag gaATCGAGCCACGGAGCTGGAGACTCAGCTGGAGGCCTTTTCTGTTCAGTACCTGCAGGGAGACTGA